In the genome of Drosophila pseudoobscura strain MV-25-SWS-2005 chromosome 3, UCI_Dpse_MV25, whole genome shotgun sequence, one region contains:
- the hui gene encoding extracellular glycosidase CRH11 encodes MKYALIALALCVASAAAASSAGQFVPRAFFTLDSQGRQSDVHPVSARLLRRLRRDVFSSSSSSSSSSSSSGNGGSITFASHSIHNPDGSGHIGTSYTQQAAPASLGVNLESRFGEDSSTGAYNPSYAGYGSTIGSQQSYGSIVPATQIQQTISTFDASGNQKVTTLQGATDQTGVLNVKKTEIQYPAN; translated from the exons ATGAAATACGCCTTGATTGCTCTCGCCCTCTGTGTGGCCTCAGCGGCAGCTGCCTCTTCCG CTGGACAGTTCGTGCCCCGCGCCTTCTTCACCCTGGACTCCCAGGGCCGCCAGTCGGACGTGCATCCCGTCAGTGCCCGTCTGCTGAGGCGTCTGCGTCGCGACGTCTTCAGCTCTTCGtcctcgtcttcgtcgtcctcctcctcgtccggCAACGGCGGCAGCATCACCTTCGCCTCCCACTCCATTCATAATCCCGATGGTTCCGGACACATCGGCACTTCCTACACCCAGCAGGCGGCTCCAGCTTCCCT GGGCGTGAACCTTGAGAGCCGTTTCGGCGAGGATTCGTCTACTGGTGCCTACAATCCCTCGTATGCCGGATATGGCAGCACCATCGGCTCCCAGCAGTCGTACGGCAGCATCGTGCCCGCAACCCAGATCCAGCAGACCATCAGCACCTTCGACGCCTCTGGCAACCAGAAGGTGACTACCCTCCAGGGAGCCACCGACCAAACTGGCGTCCTCAATGTGAAGAAGACGGAGATCCAGTATCCCGCCAACTAA